A genomic window from Ideonella sp. WA131b includes:
- the gspE gene encoding type II secretion system ATPase GspE, which yields MARHPLPYAYAKAHTMLLEDDGTQLALWAAETTPLPALAEVTRLYAVQRFEREAAATLAQRIATVYASGESSAAAVIGEVESGVDLSRMMQELPAVEDLLEAADDAPIIRMLNALLTQAAKDGASDIHIEPYERSSSVRFRVDGTLREVVQPNRALHAALISRLKIMAELDIAEKRLPQDGRISLRIGGRAIDVRVSTLPSSHGERAVLRLLDKTESRFTLEGLGMDGEVLSAFARLIQQPHGIVLVTGPTGSGKTTTLYASLGRVDTATTNVLTVEDPVEYELPGIGQTQVNPKIDLSFGKALRAILRQDPDVIMIGEIRDFETAQIAIQASLTGHLVLATVHTNDAVSSVTRLVDMGVEPYLLSSSLLGALAQRLVRKLCPVCKRRDEHGHWHPVGCPACGGTGYRGRTGVYELMVADDALRGLVHSRAPESALLAAAQRGGLRSMREDGERLVSAGLTSLEEVIRVTRD from the coding sequence ATGGCCCGCCACCCGCTGCCTTACGCCTACGCCAAGGCCCACACGATGCTGCTCGAGGACGACGGCACCCAACTCGCGTTGTGGGCCGCCGAGACCACGCCCCTGCCGGCGCTCGCCGAGGTGACGCGCCTGTATGCGGTGCAGCGCTTCGAGCGCGAGGCCGCGGCCACCCTGGCCCAGCGCATTGCCACGGTCTACGCCAGTGGCGAAAGCAGCGCCGCTGCCGTGATCGGCGAGGTCGAGAGCGGGGTCGACCTGAGCCGCATGATGCAGGAGCTGCCGGCGGTCGAAGACCTGCTGGAGGCCGCCGACGACGCGCCCATCATCCGCATGCTCAATGCGCTGCTGACGCAAGCGGCCAAGGATGGCGCCAGCGACATCCACATCGAGCCCTACGAGCGCAGCAGCAGCGTGCGCTTCCGCGTCGACGGCACGCTGCGCGAAGTGGTGCAGCCCAACCGCGCGCTGCACGCGGCACTGATCAGCCGCCTGAAGATCATGGCCGAGCTCGACATCGCCGAGAAGCGGCTGCCGCAGGACGGCCGCATCTCGCTGAGGATCGGCGGCCGCGCGATCGACGTCCGCGTGAGCACGCTGCCCAGTTCGCACGGCGAACGCGCCGTGCTGCGCCTGCTCGACAAGACCGAGAGCCGCTTCACGCTCGAGGGCCTGGGCATGGACGGCGAAGTGCTCTCGGCGTTTGCGCGGCTTATCCAGCAGCCGCACGGCATCGTGCTCGTCACCGGCCCCACCGGCAGCGGCAAGACGACCACGCTGTACGCGAGTCTGGGCCGCGTCGACACCGCCACCACCAACGTGCTGACGGTCGAAGACCCGGTGGAGTATGAGCTGCCCGGCATCGGCCAGACGCAGGTCAACCCGAAGATCGACTTGAGCTTCGGCAAGGCGCTGCGCGCCATCCTGCGCCAGGACCCCGACGTCATCATGATCGGCGAGATCCGCGACTTCGAGACCGCGCAGATCGCCATCCAGGCCAGCCTCACCGGCCACCTGGTGCTGGCCACGGTGCACACCAACGACGCCGTCAGCTCGGTGACGCGCCTGGTGGACATGGGCGTGGAGCCCTACCTGCTGTCGAGCAGCCTGCTGGGCGCGTTGGCGCAGCGCCTGGTGCGCAAGCTGTGCCCGGTCTGCAAGCGGCGCGACGAGCACGGCCACTGGCACCCCGTGGGCTGCCCGGCCTGCGGCGGCACCGGCTACCGGGGCCGCACCGGGGTGTACGAGCTGATGGTGGCCGACGACGCGCTCCGAGGGCTGGTGCACAGCCGCGCACCCGAGAGCGCGCTGCTGGCGGCGGCGCAGCGGGGCGGCCTGCGTTCGATGCGCGAAGACGGCGAGCGGCTGGTGAGCGCCGGCCTCACGTCGCTCGAAGAAGTGATCCGCGTCACCCGCGACTGA
- the gspD gene encoding type II secretion system secretin GspD, which yields MTMKPTPSGPTVRPREQRLSALLLAGVLALPAAPLQAQTINPRSRAPVTVNFVNAEIDAVTRAMAAMIERNIVVDPRVKGNITVYSEQPQSIRDAYSSYVSALRGLGFSVVESGGLIKVVPEADAKLQAGTVSVDEPPLRGDTVITQIFALRYENPNNLVAVLRPLISANNTINAAPGSNALVITDYADNLRRLAQIVAALDQPSGTDIEIVPLQHAVAADLAPLVQRLADGGGAAAAAGVPAAGGAVTVVADSRANALIIRAANPARLAALRASIARLDRPGAGGGESGGLYVVHLKNADATRLATVIRAAFPGSGGGSSLGTAATPAAPGQPGVSAAAAAPLAGAAQPSTGGFVQADPATNSLIITAPEPLYRQVRSLIDQLDTRRAQVYIESMIVEVAPSDSADFGFQWQGLLGRSGDRFGLIAGTNFGASGRPSIIDINTSAVQGEVNLGQGLNLGLLSVVNGVTSLAAVARMLQSQSDTNIISTPNLITLDNEEAKIVVGENVPFITGQFTNTGSGGTTNPFQTIERKDVGITLRIKPQIGEGGAVRMQIFQEQSSVKETTAAGTTNAGPSTTKRSIENTVVVDDGAILVLGGLIEDRFVTTRSKVPLLGDLPLVGGLFRSESRERRRTNLMVFLRPVVVRDADSASRLSLDRYDQIRAQQQRAQPAPSVVMPINESPVLPPLGGGPRAEPPKSAPVPAVPRAETAP from the coding sequence ATGACCATGAAGCCAACGCCCTCGGGCCCGACCGTCCGGCCGCGCGAGCAGCGTCTTTCGGCGCTGTTGCTGGCGGGTGTGCTGGCGCTGCCGGCCGCGCCGCTGCAGGCGCAGACGATCAACCCGCGCTCGCGCGCGCCGGTGACGGTGAACTTCGTCAACGCCGAGATCGACGCCGTCACCCGGGCGATGGCGGCGATGATCGAGCGCAACATCGTCGTCGACCCGCGCGTCAAGGGCAACATCACCGTCTACAGCGAGCAGCCGCAGAGCATCCGCGACGCCTACAGCAGCTACGTGTCGGCGCTGCGCGGCCTGGGCTTCTCGGTGGTGGAGAGCGGCGGACTGATCAAGGTGGTGCCCGAGGCCGATGCCAAGCTGCAGGCCGGCACCGTGAGCGTGGACGAGCCGCCCTTGCGCGGCGACACCGTCATCACGCAGATCTTTGCGCTGCGCTACGAGAACCCGAACAACCTCGTGGCCGTGCTGCGGCCGCTGATCAGCGCCAACAACACCATCAACGCGGCGCCGGGCAGCAACGCGCTGGTCATCACCGACTACGCCGACAACCTGCGCCGCTTGGCGCAGATCGTGGCCGCGCTCGACCAGCCCAGCGGCACCGACATCGAGATCGTGCCGCTGCAGCACGCGGTGGCCGCCGACCTGGCGCCGCTGGTGCAGCGCCTGGCCGATGGCGGCGGCGCCGCTGCGGCGGCCGGGGTGCCGGCGGCTGGCGGCGCCGTCACGGTGGTGGCCGATTCCCGAGCCAACGCGCTGATCATCCGCGCCGCCAACCCGGCGCGCCTGGCCGCGCTGCGCGCCAGCATCGCGCGGCTGGACCGCCCCGGCGCGGGCGGCGGCGAGTCCGGTGGCCTGTACGTGGTGCACCTGAAAAACGCCGACGCGACGCGGCTGGCCACCGTCATTCGCGCCGCCTTTCCCGGTAGCGGCGGGGGCTCGTCGCTGGGCACGGCGGCCACGCCGGCCGCGCCCGGCCAGCCGGGTGTCTCGGCCGCGGCGGCGGCGCCGCTGGCGGGCGCCGCCCAGCCCAGCACCGGCGGCTTCGTGCAGGCCGACCCGGCGACCAACAGCCTGATCATCACCGCCCCCGAGCCCCTGTATCGGCAGGTGCGCTCGCTGATCGACCAGCTCGACACGCGCCGCGCGCAGGTCTACATCGAGAGCATGATCGTCGAGGTGGCACCCAGCGACAGCGCCGACTTCGGCTTCCAGTGGCAGGGCCTGCTCGGCCGCAGCGGTGACCGATTCGGGCTGATCGCCGGCACCAACTTCGGCGCCAGCGGCCGACCCAGCATCATCGACATCAACACCTCGGCCGTGCAGGGTGAGGTGAACCTGGGCCAGGGCCTGAACCTGGGCCTGCTGAGCGTGGTCAACGGCGTCACCTCGCTGGCGGCGGTGGCGCGCATGCTGCAGTCGCAGAGCGACACCAACATCATCAGCACGCCGAACCTGATCACGCTGGACAACGAAGAGGCCAAGATCGTGGTCGGCGAGAACGTGCCCTTCATCACCGGGCAGTTCACCAACACGGGCAGCGGCGGCACGACGAACCCGTTCCAGACCATCGAGCGCAAGGACGTCGGCATCACGCTGCGCATCAAGCCGCAGATCGGCGAGGGCGGGGCGGTGCGCATGCAGATCTTCCAGGAGCAGAGCAGCGTCAAGGAGACCACCGCCGCCGGCACCACCAACGCCGGCCCCAGCACCACCAAGCGTTCGATCGAGAACACGGTGGTCGTGGACGACGGCGCCATCCTGGTGCTGGGCGGGCTCATCGAGGACCGCTTCGTCACCACGCGCAGCAAGGTGCCGCTGCTGGGCGACCTGCCGCTGGTGGGCGGCCTGTTCCGCAGCGAGAGCCGCGAGCGCCGCCGCACCAACCTGATGGTCTTCCTGCGGCCGGTGGTGGTGCGCGACGCCGACAGTGCCAGCCGCCTGAGCCTGGACCGCTACGACCAGATCCGCGCCCAGCAGCAGCGCGCCCAGCCGGCGCCCAGCGTGGTGATGCCGATCAACGAGTCGCCGGTGCTGCCGCCGCTGGGCGGCGGCCCGCGGGCCGAGCCGCCCAAGTCGGCACCCGTGCCCGCCGTCCCGCGCGCCGAGACGGCGCCCTGA
- the gspI gene encoding type II secretion system minor pseudopilin GspI, translating into MTRRRHGGFTLLEVLVALAVVALALAAGLRAADALTDNARRLEAVVAAQWCADNQLTELRLRRAFPGVGDSDFACQQLGRSYQGTLRTRPTPNPSFRRVDAEVADEQGRPLVTLSTVLPRP; encoded by the coding sequence ATGACGAGGCGCCGCCACGGCGGCTTCACCTTGCTCGAGGTGCTCGTGGCGCTGGCCGTCGTGGCGCTGGCGCTGGCCGCCGGGCTGCGTGCGGCGGACGCGCTGACCGACAACGCGCGCCGCCTCGAGGCCGTGGTCGCGGCGCAGTGGTGTGCCGACAACCAGCTCACCGAGCTGCGGCTGCGCCGTGCCTTCCCGGGTGTGGGCGACAGCGACTTTGCCTGCCAGCAGCTCGGCCGCAGCTACCAGGGCACGCTGCGCACGCGGCCCACGCCCAACCCCAGCTTCCGCCGTGTCGATGCCGAGGTGGCGGACGAGCAGGGCCGGCCGCTGGTGACGCTGTCCACCGTGCTGCCGCGGCCATGA
- a CDS encoding type II secretion system protein M, whose amino-acid sequence MAAVPAAPACQRPCRRVRRRAGERAAAAAGGAEPIVSAAPAWRPRAVAAWQALAPRERRLVAAAAALVALALLWLLAVQPAWRTLAQAPAEIDRLDAELHTMRRLAAEARTLRETAAVPPEQARAALQAATGRLGPKAQLTFSGERALVRLGGVGPGPLREWLAEARVGARARPVAVALQRGGDGFSGTLELAFEGAPR is encoded by the coding sequence ATGGCAGCAGTTCCAGCAGCGCCTGCGTGCCAGCGGCCATGCCGCCGAGTTCGCCGCCGGGCAGGTGAGCGTGCTGCCGCCGCCGCCGGTGGCGCGGAGCCGATCGTGAGCGCCGCACCCGCCTGGCGCCCGCGCGCCGTCGCCGCCTGGCAGGCTTTGGCGCCGCGCGAGCGCCGGCTGGTGGCTGCCGCTGCTGCGCTGGTGGCGCTGGCCTTGCTCTGGCTGCTGGCCGTGCAGCCGGCCTGGCGCACGCTGGCGCAGGCGCCGGCCGAGATCGACCGCCTCGACGCCGAACTGCACACGATGCGGCGGCTGGCCGCAGAGGCCCGCACGCTGCGCGAGACGGCGGCGGTGCCGCCCGAGCAGGCCCGGGCCGCGCTGCAGGCCGCCACCGGGCGCCTCGGCCCGAAAGCCCAGCTCACGTTCAGCGGCGAGCGTGCGCTGGTGCGCCTGGGCGGCGTGGGCCCCGGGCCCCTGCGCGAGTGGCTGGCCGAGGCCCGCGTCGGCGCGCGGGCGCGGCCGGTGGCGGTGGCGCTGCAACGCGGCGGTGACGGCTTCAGCGGCACGCTGGAGCTGGCCTTCGAGGGGGCTCCGCGGTGA
- a CDS encoding prepilin-type N-terminal cleavage/methylation domain-containing protein — MIRSSIPGCAGRARGFTLVELLVALFAMALLSAMAWQGLESVLKAREASRGAVEQAGRLATVLTQWEQDLQAVVDTGLAPPLQFDGQTVRLTRRSEAGIVIAAWAVRDGRWQRWTSPAYTRAEALQQGWLAAQQLLGTEPGQVRLADGAEGWQVYFFYDGNWANAQSTGKVVAPGGAPAAPRQLLPDAVRIVVALAGGALTRDVALGPTAP; from the coding sequence ATGATCCGCTCTTCCATCCCAGGCTGCGCGGGCCGCGCGCGGGGCTTCACGCTGGTCGAGCTGCTGGTGGCGCTGTTCGCGATGGCGCTGCTGTCGGCGATGGCCTGGCAGGGACTGGAGTCGGTGCTCAAGGCGCGCGAAGCCAGCCGCGGCGCGGTCGAGCAGGCCGGTCGCCTGGCCACCGTGCTGACGCAGTGGGAGCAGGACCTGCAGGCGGTGGTCGACACCGGGCTGGCTCCGCCGCTGCAGTTCGACGGCCAGACCGTGCGCCTGACGCGTCGCAGCGAGGCCGGCATCGTGATCGCCGCCTGGGCCGTTCGCGACGGCCGCTGGCAACGCTGGACCTCACCCGCGTACACGCGCGCCGAGGCGCTGCAGCAGGGTTGGCTTGCGGCCCAGCAGCTGCTCGGCACCGAGCCCGGGCAGGTGAGGCTGGCCGACGGGGCCGAGGGCTGGCAGGTCTACTTCTTCTACGACGGCAACTGGGCCAACGCGCAGAGCACGGGCAAGGTCGTGGCACCCGGCGGGGCGCCCGCGGCGCCGCGCCAGCTGCTGCCGGATGCGGTGCGCATCGTCGTCGCGCTCGCAGGCGGCGCGCTCACGCGTGACGTCGCGCTCGGGCCGACGGCACCATGA
- a CDS encoding prepilin-type N-terminal cleavage/methylation domain-containing protein, translating into MPTSAPGSSRGPPFDAPGRARRSAGFTLLELLIVMAVVAVGLGLVALALPDGERARLEEEAERLAALIETARAESRVSGAPVFWRPRRGDERATDEAGQPLQFRFVGLPKPLVLPTRWLDPRTEARVVGAPQLVLGPEAILPPQRVQLSLGAHRLELASDGLAPFGVVVHEAAP; encoded by the coding sequence ATGCCGACATCGGCACCTGGCAGTAGCCGCGGCCCCCCCTTCGACGCGCCTGGCCGTGCCCGGCGCAGCGCGGGCTTCACGCTGCTGGAGCTGTTGATCGTGATGGCGGTCGTGGCCGTCGGCCTGGGGCTGGTCGCGCTGGCGCTGCCAGACGGCGAGCGGGCCCGGCTCGAGGAGGAAGCCGAACGCCTGGCGGCACTGATCGAAACCGCCCGCGCCGAGTCGCGGGTGTCGGGCGCGCCGGTGTTCTGGCGGCCGCGCCGCGGCGATGAGCGGGCCACCGACGAGGCCGGGCAGCCGCTGCAGTTCCGCTTTGTGGGGCTGCCCAAGCCGCTGGTGCTGCCCACGCGCTGGCTCGACCCGCGCACCGAGGCCCGGGTGGTGGGCGCGCCGCAGCTGGTGCTCGGCCCCGAAGCCATCCTGCCGCCGCAGCGTGTGCAGTTGTCCTTGGGCGCGCACCGCCTGGAGCTGGCCAGCGACGGGCTGGCGCCGTTTGGCGTCGTCGTGCACGAGGCCGCGCCATGA
- the gspN gene encoding type II secretion system protein N yields the protein MAGVLLGALVALLGWPPAAWLARVASSASGERVLLADTRGTLWSGSAVLVLTGGPGSRDLAALPGRLHWTLGLDGMALAVRLRQDCCTDRPVLLRLQAGLGRLRVTLPAPADAREALGHWPMQVLAGLGTPWNTLAPRGAMSLSSPGFAAESVQGRWRFEGRLDLALRGAGSRLTTLPVLGDYRLTVESRPDGGAALVLVTDQGALQLSGQGEWAPDLRFRGQATAVPEAEAALANLLNIIGRRQGAVSLISIG from the coding sequence CTGGCTGGTGTGCTGCTCGGCGCCCTGGTGGCGCTGTTGGGCTGGCCGCCTGCCGCCTGGCTGGCGCGCGTCGCCTCGTCGGCCAGCGGCGAGCGCGTGCTGCTGGCCGACACCCGCGGAACGCTGTGGTCAGGCAGCGCCGTCCTGGTGCTGACGGGCGGTCCCGGCAGCCGCGATCTCGCCGCGCTGCCGGGGCGGCTGCACTGGACGCTCGGCCTGGACGGCATGGCGCTCGCGGTGCGGCTGCGCCAGGACTGCTGCACCGACCGCCCTGTGTTGCTGCGCCTACAGGCCGGCCTCGGGCGCCTGCGGGTGACGCTGCCCGCCCCCGCCGATGCCCGCGAGGCCCTGGGCCACTGGCCGATGCAGGTGCTGGCCGGCCTGGGCACGCCCTGGAACACGCTGGCGCCACGCGGCGCCATGTCGCTGTCCAGTCCCGGTTTTGCCGCCGAGTCGGTGCAGGGCCGCTGGCGATTCGAGGGTCGGCTCGATCTGGCCTTGCGTGGCGCCGGCAGCCGCCTGACGACGCTGCCGGTGCTGGGCGACTACCGGCTCACCGTGGAATCGCGCCCCGACGGCGGTGCCGCGCTCGTTCTGGTCACCGACCAGGGGGCGCTGCAGCTCAGCGGCCAGGGCGAGTGGGCACCCGACCTGCGCTTCCGTGGCCAGGCCACGGCCGTGCCTGAGGCCGAGGCGGCGCTGGCCAACCTGCTCAACATCATCGGCCGCCGCCAGGGGGCGGTGAGCCTCATCTCGATCGGATGA
- the gspG gene encoding type II secretion system major pseudopilin GspG, which yields MPTALPASPVACLPNPPRHARRARGFTLIELLVVLVIIGVLGALIVPNLFASLDDARGTAARTDINTLVQALKRYRLDNQRYPSTEQGLASLVKRPTTGAVPPNWKPYLDKLPTDPWGRPYQYLNPGVRGEIDVFSFGADGQAGGEGKDADIGTWQ from the coding sequence ATGCCCACCGCCCTGCCTGCCTCGCCTGTGGCCTGCCTGCCGAACCCACCCCGGCACGCGCGGCGCGCGCGCGGATTCACCCTGATCGAGCTGCTGGTGGTGCTCGTGATCATCGGCGTGCTCGGCGCGTTGATCGTGCCCAACCTCTTTGCCAGTCTCGATGACGCCCGCGGCACGGCGGCGCGCACCGACATCAACACCCTGGTGCAGGCCCTCAAGCGCTACCGGCTCGACAACCAGCGCTACCCCAGCACCGAGCAGGGCCTGGCCTCGCTGGTGAAGCGCCCGACGACCGGCGCGGTACCGCCGAACTGGAAGCCCTATCTCGACAAACTGCCCACCGACCCCTGGGGCCGGCCCTACCAGTATCTGAATCCGGGCGTGCGCGGCGAGATCGATGTCTTCAGCTTCGGCGCCGACGGCCAGGCCGGCGGCGAGGGCAAGGATGCCGACATCGGCACCTGGCAGTAG
- a CDS encoding general secretion pathway protein GspL produces MSLLVVHLPQRQRQRLAGRGAADEPVAGTALPAEWPFWLADDAGLVLHAGQAAAALLPRASRRVLVLAAAEVAWHRIDLPKAPPARLRAALAGVLEDALLDDAEALHLALAEGASPGRAGWVAATDRARLAAALSALEADDAGGQAIDRVVAVAEPLAVADVASAVATGLRQGHFHPGDGMAEDNGGPLRLTLAGPDGVAELALEGTLARGLVGEPATGVWTATPATAAAAERWLGHAVAVRSEAERLLAAAERGSNLRQFDLAPRHRGTRALREGWRVLGSPAWRPVRWGLAAFVVVQLAGLNAHAWQQRQQIGARKAERVSLLREAHPGVPVVLDAPLQMQRETELLRARAGQAGAGDFEALLAAAATAWPDGVGPAPQLRFEPGRLTLAVPAWGDPQWQQFQQRLRASGHAAEFAAGQVSVLPPPPVARSRS; encoded by the coding sequence ATGTCGCTGCTCGTTGTCCATCTGCCCCAGCGCCAGCGCCAGCGCCTGGCGGGCCGCGGCGCGGCCGACGAGCCCGTTGCCGGCACCGCGCTGCCCGCCGAGTGGCCCTTCTGGCTGGCCGACGACGCCGGCCTGGTGCTGCATGCCGGCCAGGCCGCGGCAGCGTTGCTGCCTCGCGCCAGCCGGCGTGTGCTCGTGCTGGCCGCGGCAGAGGTCGCCTGGCACCGCATCGATCTGCCCAAGGCGCCGCCCGCCCGGCTGCGCGCCGCGCTGGCCGGCGTGCTCGAGGACGCGCTGCTGGACGATGCCGAGGCCTTGCACCTGGCGCTGGCCGAAGGGGCCTCGCCCGGCCGCGCCGGCTGGGTGGCGGCCACCGACCGCGCCCGGCTGGCCGCCGCGCTGTCGGCCCTTGAGGCTGACGATGCGGGTGGGCAGGCCATCGACCGCGTCGTGGCCGTGGCCGAGCCCTTGGCGGTGGCCGATGTGGCGTCAGCCGTCGCGACGGGCCTGCGGCAGGGCCACTTCCACCCTGGTGACGGCATGGCCGAGGACAACGGCGGGCCGCTGCGGCTGACGCTTGCCGGCCCCGATGGCGTGGCCGAACTGGCGCTGGAGGGCACGCTCGCCCGCGGCCTCGTGGGCGAGCCGGCCACTGGCGTCTGGACGGCCACCCCTGCCACCGCCGCCGCCGCCGAGCGCTGGCTCGGCCACGCCGTGGCCGTGCGTTCCGAGGCCGAGCGGCTGCTGGCCGCTGCGGAGCGCGGCAGCAACCTGCGGCAGTTCGATCTGGCGCCGCGCCATCGTGGCACGCGGGCGCTGCGCGAGGGCTGGCGCGTGCTGGGCAGCCCAGCCTGGCGCCCGGTGCGCTGGGGGCTTGCCGCGTTCGTCGTGGTGCAGCTGGCGGGCTTGAACGCGCACGCCTGGCAGCAGCGCCAGCAGATCGGGGCGCGCAAGGCCGAGAGGGTGTCGCTGCTGCGCGAGGCCCACCCGGGCGTGCCGGTGGTGCTGGACGCCCCGTTGCAGATGCAGCGCGAGACCGAGCTGCTGCGCGCCCGTGCCGGACAGGCCGGCGCGGGCGACTTCGAGGCCCTGCTGGCCGCAGCCGCCACGGCCTGGCCCGACGGCGTGGGCCCGGCGCCGCAACTGCGCTTCGAGCCCGGCCGCCTGACACTGGCCGTGCCCGCCTGGGGCGATCCGCAATGGCAGCAGTTCCAGCAGCGCCTGCGTGCCAGCGGCCATGCCGCCGAGTTCGCCGCCGGGCAGGTGAGCGTGCTGCCGCCGCCGCCGGTGGCGCGGAGCCGATCGTGA
- the gspK gene encoding type II secretion system minor pseudopilin GspK has translation MNHPPCPRAPRPQRGVALLLAMIVVALVTAAAAAMVWQQERAVAVEGAERARAQSAWILNGALDWARLILREDERAARGGSPVDSLDEPWAQPLAEARLSSFLAADRDNNADSGPEAFISGAIEDAQSRFNLRGVVDGAGQVDVAQLAALTRLVELAGAPADAATRLVQALRGSELGPGPAASGQPASALRPTRWRELGWFGIDEATLERLAPYVDLLPQPTPVNVNTAPREVLAAVVEQLDLGGAERIVQQRQRQPFRSLEALQPLLPPGLAPNPLRLAVASQHFHVAGRLRLEQRVLEERSLVQRRDGRVDVLQRDRHSFALPAR, from the coding sequence ATGAACCACCCGCCGTGCCCCCGGGCGCCGCGCCCTCAGCGCGGCGTGGCGCTGCTGCTGGCGATGATCGTCGTCGCGCTCGTCACCGCCGCCGCCGCGGCCATGGTGTGGCAGCAGGAGCGGGCCGTGGCCGTCGAGGGCGCCGAGCGGGCGCGCGCGCAGAGCGCGTGGATCCTCAACGGCGCGCTCGACTGGGCGCGCCTGATCCTGCGCGAGGACGAGCGCGCCGCACGCGGCGGCAGCCCGGTCGACTCGCTCGACGAGCCCTGGGCGCAGCCCCTGGCCGAAGCGCGGCTGTCGTCCTTCTTGGCCGCCGACCGCGACAACAACGCCGACAGCGGCCCCGAGGCCTTCATCTCCGGCGCCATCGAGGACGCGCAGTCGCGCTTCAACCTGCGCGGCGTGGTCGACGGCGCCGGGCAGGTCGACGTCGCACAGCTGGCGGCCCTGACGCGGCTGGTCGAGCTGGCCGGCGCGCCCGCCGACGCTGCGACTCGGCTGGTGCAGGCATTGCGGGGCTCGGAGCTGGGGCCGGGGCCGGCGGCCTCGGGCCAGCCTGCCTCGGCGCTGCGGCCCACGCGCTGGCGCGAGCTGGGCTGGTTCGGCATCGACGAGGCCACTCTGGAGCGGCTGGCGCCCTACGTCGACCTGCTGCCCCAGCCCACGCCGGTGAATGTCAACACCGCGCCGCGCGAGGTGCTGGCCGCCGTCGTCGAGCAGCTTGATCTGGGTGGTGCCGAGCGCATCGTGCAGCAGCGCCAGCGCCAGCCCTTCCGCTCGCTGGAGGCGCTGCAGCCGCTGTTGCCGCCGGGCCTGGCGCCCAACCCCCTGCGCCTGGCCGTGGCGTCGCAGCACTTCCACGTCGCCGGCCGCCTGCGGCTGGAGCAGCGCGTGCTCGAGGAGCGCTCGCTTGTGCAGCGGCGTGACGGCCGCGTCGACGTGCTCCAGCGCGACAGGCACAGCTTTGCACTGCCGGCGCGCTGA